In the Streptomyces sp. cg36 genome, one interval contains:
- a CDS encoding response regulator: MIVPDGGSAAFTTAAADPAPRTLLIADDDEVTRSGLRTLLAAQPGIEVVGEAADGVEAVERARRLRPDVVLMDVRMPRRNGIEATRLLLAEPSAPSKVVVITTFENDGHVTAALSAGAAGFVLKRYPVRRIAEAVRVVAAGEAILFPAELRRMVAARPLAGAEALPQAALTAREEGVLRLMATGLSNPEIAESLTVSQETVKTHVGNVLSKLGAQNRTHAVVIAYESGLVVPGFTG; encoded by the coding sequence ATGATCGTCCCCGACGGGGGCTCCGCGGCCTTCACGACCGCCGCCGCGGACCCCGCTCCCCGCACGCTCCTGATCGCGGACGACGACGAGGTGACCCGCAGCGGCCTGCGCACCCTGCTGGCGGCACAGCCGGGGATCGAGGTGGTCGGCGAGGCCGCGGACGGCGTCGAGGCGGTCGAGCGGGCGCGGCGGCTGCGGCCGGACGTGGTCCTGATGGACGTGCGGATGCCGCGCCGCAACGGGATCGAGGCCACGCGGCTGCTCCTGGCCGAGCCGTCCGCACCGTCGAAGGTCGTCGTGATCACCACCTTCGAGAACGACGGCCACGTCACCGCGGCACTGAGCGCGGGGGCCGCCGGGTTCGTGCTCAAGAGGTATCCGGTCCGCCGGATCGCGGAGGCGGTGCGGGTGGTCGCGGCGGGCGAGGCGATCCTGTTCCCGGCCGAGCTGCGCCGGATGGTCGCCGCCCGCCCGCTGGCCGGCGCCGAGGCGTTGCCGCAGGCGGCGCTGACGGCCCGGGAGGAGGGGGTGCTGCGGCTGATGGCGACCGGCCTGTCCAATCCGGAGATCGCCGAGTCGCTCACGGTCAGCCAGGAGACGGTGAAGACCCACGTCGGGAACGTGCTGAGCAAACTCGGCGCGCAGAACCGGACCCACGCCGTGGTGATCGCGTACGAATCCGGTCTGGTGGTACCGGGGTTCACCGGCTGA
- a CDS encoding ABC transporter family substrate-binding protein — MRARLALPVALLAAISVTATACQSSSDKDSAGPDGKTAAKAAPSAADYNPQPYENIKDGGTYTTVGTFDEQGNPFNVNSTLTASRVWSWYNADAITYSPTGQVQYNPDYYSDVKVSVEGGNQKVTITINPKAVFNDGTPIDWTAIEATWKANNGSDKAFAASSTDGYDRITSVAQGKDAKQAVITFKGVNAAWSSLFTTFLHPKAATVDNFNKAYVKKAHPEWGAGPYTVGSWDEHSGNITFVRNPKWWGKKGKLDKRVYVNLESTAAVNAFKNGQVDYTSASDAESLKQIKGLKGTEIRSGGSPFEYALYFNTKSAVFADTEVRKAVQQSIDRAQIAKIQFQGLDYQEPLPGSAVLYSFQKGYRDNVSSVLAYAPAEAKKTLDAAGWKPGGDGIRVKDGKKLEVGYTLLGDDPLGKATAGALAAMLKPVGVQLVIKKTDDSEFSKVLSERRFDLFLSGNRSMDPFGARYLCDFYCSDRDSNITGSGSPALDKEIRATADIADLDQQIAAVNKVEEKALQQYAFLPLYSGPSTYGVKKGLANVGATIFYSPLPETVGWQK, encoded by the coding sequence ATGCGCGCAAGACTGGCCCTGCCCGTCGCCCTCCTCGCCGCCATCTCCGTCACGGCCACCGCGTGCCAGTCCTCCTCCGACAAGGACTCCGCCGGGCCGGACGGCAAGACCGCGGCGAAGGCGGCGCCGTCGGCCGCCGACTACAACCCGCAGCCGTACGAGAACATCAAGGACGGCGGCACCTACACCACCGTCGGCACCTTCGACGAACAGGGCAACCCGTTCAACGTCAACTCGACGCTGACCGCGTCCCGGGTGTGGTCCTGGTACAACGCCGACGCGATCACCTACTCGCCCACCGGCCAGGTCCAGTACAACCCGGACTACTACAGCGACGTGAAGGTGTCCGTCGAGGGCGGCAACCAGAAGGTCACGATCACGATCAACCCGAAGGCGGTCTTCAACGACGGCACCCCGATCGACTGGACCGCGATCGAGGCCACCTGGAAGGCCAACAACGGCTCGGACAAGGCGTTCGCCGCCTCCTCCACCGACGGCTACGACCGGATCACCTCCGTGGCGCAGGGCAAGGACGCCAAGCAGGCCGTCATCACCTTCAAGGGCGTCAACGCCGCCTGGTCGAGCCTGTTCACCACGTTCCTGCACCCCAAGGCGGCGACGGTCGACAACTTCAACAAGGCGTACGTCAAGAAGGCCCATCCGGAGTGGGGCGCGGGCCCGTACACGGTCGGGTCCTGGGACGAGCACTCGGGCAACATCACCTTCGTCCGCAACCCGAAGTGGTGGGGCAAGAAGGGCAAGCTGGACAAGCGCGTCTACGTCAACCTGGAGTCCACCGCGGCGGTCAACGCCTTCAAGAACGGCCAGGTCGACTACACCTCCGCCTCCGACGCGGAGAGCCTCAAGCAGATCAAGGGGCTGAAGGGGACGGAGATCCGCAGCGGCGGCAGCCCCTTCGAGTACGCGCTGTACTTCAACACCAAGTCCGCGGTCTTCGCCGACACCGAGGTCCGCAAGGCCGTCCAGCAGAGCATCGACCGCGCCCAGATCGCGAAGATCCAGTTCCAGGGGCTCGACTACCAGGAGCCGCTGCCGGGCTCGGCCGTGCTCTACAGCTTCCAGAAGGGCTACCGGGACAACGTCTCGTCCGTGCTCGCCTACGCGCCCGCGGAGGCCAAGAAGACGCTGGACGCGGCCGGTTGGAAGCCCGGCGGTGACGGCATCCGGGTCAAGGACGGCAAGAAGCTGGAGGTCGGCTACACCCTGCTGGGCGACGACCCGCTGGGCAAGGCCACCGCGGGCGCGCTCGCCGCGATGCTCAAGCCCGTCGGTGTGCAGCTGGTCATCAAGAAGACCGACGACTCCGAGTTCTCCAAGGTGCTGAGCGAGCGCAGGTTCGACCTCTTCCTGTCGGGCAACCGCTCCATGGACCCGTTCGGCGCCCGCTACCTGTGCGACTTCTACTGCTCCGACCGCGACTCCAACATCACGGGTTCCGGCAGCCCCGCCCTGGACAAGGAGATCCGCGCCACCGCGGACATCGCCGACCTCGACCAGCAGATCGCGGCGGTCAACAAGGTCGAGGAGAAGGCCCTCCAGCAGTACGCGTTCCTGCCGCTCTACAGCGGCCCCTCGACGTACGGAGTGAAGAAGGGGCTCGCCAACGTCGGCGCGACCATCTTCTACAGCCCGCTGCCGGAGACGGTCGGCTGGCAGAAGTGA
- a CDS encoding polysaccharide lyase family 7 protein — protein sequence MRTRTLLTYLTVATAMGGLALTAPAASATPTTPPPAASRTSAGARILANPSVAPGGNFDLSVWQLQEPVGSPGSPTTIPSSRLQGAGGYQDGYFYTDTRDGAMTFWAPEKGVTTPNSHYARSELREMNRDGSAADWSLAGTHRLDATLRVVSVTSNVCVGQIHLGSGGSSTKPLLELYYRANGDIVLGTEDSPSGGQTPHPVGHVALGKTWSYTIGVSGGHTIDLTVNGTTTHYPIPSSFNGYKQYFKAGSYNQSSSDSTARGARVGFYKLTVSHR from the coding sequence ATGCGTACTCGCACGCTGCTCACCTATCTGACCGTCGCGACCGCGATGGGGGGCCTCGCCCTCACCGCCCCCGCCGCATCGGCGACGCCCACCACGCCCCCGCCGGCCGCGTCCCGGACGTCGGCCGGCGCCCGGATCCTCGCCAACCCCTCGGTCGCGCCGGGCGGCAACTTCGACCTGTCGGTGTGGCAGCTCCAGGAGCCGGTGGGCTCACCCGGCTCCCCCACCACGATCCCCTCGTCACGGCTCCAGGGTGCGGGCGGCTACCAGGACGGCTACTTCTACACGGACACCCGTGACGGCGCGATGACGTTCTGGGCGCCGGAGAAGGGCGTCACCACACCCAACTCCCACTACGCCCGCTCCGAACTGCGCGAGATGAACCGCGACGGCAGCGCGGCCGACTGGTCGCTCGCCGGCACCCACCGCCTCGACGCGACCCTGCGCGTGGTGTCGGTGACGTCCAACGTGTGCGTGGGCCAGATCCACCTCGGCAGCGGAGGCTCGTCCACCAAACCGCTCCTGGAGCTGTACTACCGCGCCAACGGCGACATCGTCCTCGGCACCGAGGACTCACCCTCCGGCGGCCAGACCCCCCACCCGGTGGGGCACGTGGCGCTCGGCAAGACCTGGAGCTACACGATCGGCGTCTCGGGCGGGCACACCATCGACCTGACGGTGAACGGAACGACGACCCACTACCCCATACCGTCGTCCTTCAACGGCTACAAGCAGTACTTCAAGGCGGGTTCGTACAACCAGTCGTCCTCCGACAGCACCGCCAGGGGCGCCCGCGTCGGCTTCTACAAGCTCACCGTCTCCCACCGCTGA
- a CDS encoding winged helix-turn-helix domain-containing protein, translating to MTLPLILSQPTAHAPRTPRPGAVPAGPTTPGRPGAGRPGPTVPGRAAPGTVRVLRWPEQAAQLEQCRADGVPRLLLVAPATPPPRCVDQLEDWIRTPADPQDLHARQAALQVRAAPRDPVLDHHGILHFGDQSLPLAPGEAALVRLLLAAYRGIVSREDLTAQMWPAAENLRRNALDVRILRVRRRLAPLGLVIKTVWGNGYMLDAEHRTPAARRPVRAGE from the coding sequence GTGACTCTCCCCCTCATCCTCTCCCAGCCCACCGCCCACGCGCCCCGGACCCCTCGCCCCGGCGCCGTACCGGCGGGCCCCACCACCCCGGGACGCCCCGGTGCCGGCCGCCCGGGCCCCACCGTCCCCGGCCGTGCCGCGCCCGGCACGGTCCGTGTCCTGCGCTGGCCCGAGCAGGCCGCCCAGCTCGAACAGTGCCGGGCCGACGGGGTCCCCCGGCTGCTGCTGGTGGCACCCGCGACACCGCCCCCGCGCTGCGTGGACCAGCTGGAGGACTGGATCCGCACCCCGGCCGACCCGCAGGACCTCCACGCCCGGCAGGCCGCCCTCCAGGTCAGAGCCGCTCCCCGCGACCCCGTCCTCGACCACCACGGCATCCTGCACTTCGGCGACCAGAGCCTGCCCCTGGCCCCCGGCGAGGCCGCCCTGGTCCGGCTGCTGCTCGCCGCCTACCGGGGCATCGTCAGCCGCGAGGACCTCACCGCCCAGATGTGGCCCGCCGCCGAGAACCTGCGGCGCAACGCCCTGGACGTGCGGATCCTGCGCGTCCGCCGCCGTCTCGCGCCCCTCGGCCTGGTGATCAAGACGGTGTGGGGCAACGGCTACATGCTCGACGCGGAGCACCGCACCCCGGCCGCCCGGCGGCCCGTACGAGCGGGGGAGTGA
- a CDS encoding thioesterase family protein — MTTGVIARDSYYERTGERRFKPTAHAGGAWSSDEQHFSPLAGLVAHAVEQHLAARPGNLVVGRISYDILGRIALDECEITVDTVRPGRTIELLEATVTIDGRPVVRARVWLLASLDTSAVADSPHERLPSPDELPVWSMGEEWNGGYVSSVEVRRARASRKGRATAWISSGVDLVAGEPSGPLASYLALVDTANGIAVQQDPTTWMFPNLDLTIHLHRQPRGPWTGLDTTVTFGPSGQGLTSSVLHDLHGPVGHAEQILTVRPLTGD; from the coding sequence GTGACCACTGGCGTCATCGCGCGTGACAGCTACTACGAGCGAACGGGCGAGCGCCGCTTCAAGCCCACGGCCCACGCCGGGGGTGCCTGGAGCAGCGACGAGCAGCACTTCAGCCCGCTCGCGGGACTCGTCGCGCACGCCGTCGAGCAGCACCTCGCGGCGCGGCCCGGCAACCTCGTGGTGGGCCGGATCAGCTATGACATCCTCGGCAGGATCGCGCTCGACGAGTGCGAGATCACCGTCGACACCGTCCGCCCCGGCCGCACCATCGAACTCCTCGAAGCGACCGTGACCATCGACGGCCGCCCGGTCGTGCGCGCCCGGGTCTGGCTGCTGGCGTCCCTGGACACCTCGGCCGTCGCCGACAGCCCCCACGAACGGCTCCCCTCCCCCGACGAACTCCCGGTGTGGTCCATGGGCGAGGAGTGGAACGGCGGGTACGTCTCCTCCGTCGAGGTGCGCCGCGCCCGCGCGTCCCGCAAGGGGCGGGCGACCGCCTGGATCTCCTCGGGCGTCGACCTGGTGGCGGGCGAGCCGAGCGGCCCGCTGGCCTCCTACCTCGCGCTCGTGGACACCGCCAACGGCATCGCCGTGCAGCAGGACCCCACGACCTGGATGTTCCCGAACCTCGATCTGACGATCCACCTCCACCGACAGCCGCGAGGGCCGTGGACGGGCCTCGACACCACGGTGACGTTCGGCCCGTCGGGCCAGGGTCTCACCAGCAGCGTCCTGCACGACCTCCACGGCCCGGTCGGCCACGCCGAACAGATCCTCACGGTCCGCCCGCTGACCGGCGACTGA
- a CDS encoding helix-turn-helix domain-containing protein produces the protein MLPTPRNTSASAHPLARLRKRAGLSHAAYAQLVAAHHAELGLGTMAARREKVARWESGKVTPEPGAQLAMARLHGVSRADVLRLGWPHWLQVAGDTEDPFHAPWDAEGALRSLHALVGPLADSADRAFVICPTALARLAEAWAERDGEVRPAPTGTGPALDPLTVRTLEVRRRQIHALYLTEGAATARLLAVTELCVVGELLRSRGHGADEGPELLSAAAGAACLSGWLAYESGEHAFAQVAFVAAARLSSLAGHRQLGLWALVLMAAQCVGTGHPAQALALLEPVARVCAGPAGPGPRLASLVHLARGTARALTGEVDRALRHFDEARTEYGRPSSGGHPRFTDWFTPDALSNLIGMGLVHCGLPRRALELLGPLVTAAPADGLTPCERALAQVHMARAHLALGAWDTALTHATAAVVFETSTPTFGVRAQLEALHADLGAHLRVPAVRAYLDRFADEGTPAAAP, from the coding sequence ATGCTCCCCACCCCGCGGAACACCTCCGCATCCGCCCACCCGCTCGCCCGGCTGCGCAAGCGCGCGGGGCTGTCCCACGCCGCCTACGCCCAGCTCGTCGCCGCCCACCACGCCGAACTCGGCCTCGGCACCATGGCCGCCCGCCGCGAGAAGGTCGCCCGCTGGGAATCGGGCAAGGTCACCCCCGAGCCCGGCGCGCAGCTCGCCATGGCGCGGCTCCACGGTGTGTCCCGCGCCGATGTGCTCCGGCTGGGCTGGCCGCACTGGCTGCAGGTCGCGGGCGACACCGAGGACCCGTTCCACGCCCCCTGGGACGCGGAGGGCGCCCTGCGCTCACTGCACGCACTGGTCGGCCCGCTCGCCGACTCCGCCGACCGCGCGTTCGTGATCTGCCCGACGGCGCTCGCGCGGCTGGCGGAGGCGTGGGCGGAGCGCGACGGCGAGGTCCGCCCGGCGCCGACCGGGACCGGCCCCGCCCTCGACCCCCTGACCGTGCGCACCCTGGAAGTGCGCCGACGGCAGATCCACGCGCTCTACCTCACCGAGGGCGCGGCGACGGCCCGGCTGCTGGCCGTCACCGAGCTGTGCGTCGTCGGCGAGCTGCTGCGCTCCAGGGGCCACGGCGCCGACGAAGGCCCCGAGCTGCTGTCGGCGGCGGCCGGTGCCGCCTGTCTGAGCGGATGGCTCGCCTACGAGTCGGGCGAGCACGCGTTCGCCCAGGTGGCCTTTGTCGCCGCGGCGCGCCTCAGCTCCCTGGCGGGCCACCGGCAACTCGGGCTCTGGGCACTGGTGTTGATGGCCGCGCAGTGCGTGGGCACGGGGCATCCGGCACAGGCGCTCGCTCTCCTGGAGCCCGTCGCGCGGGTCTGCGCCGGTCCGGCGGGCCCCGGACCGCGTCTGGCCTCGCTCGTGCACCTCGCACGGGGCACCGCCCGCGCGCTGACGGGCGAGGTGGACCGGGCGCTGCGGCACTTCGACGAGGCCCGCACGGAGTACGGCCGCCCGTCATCCGGAGGGCACCCGAGGTTCACCGACTGGTTCACCCCTGACGCACTCTCCAACCTGATCGGGATGGGCCTCGTCCACTGCGGTCTGCCGCGGCGGGCACTGGAACTCCTCGGCCCCCTCGTCACGGCGGCTCCGGCAGACGGTCTGACACCGTGTGAACGCGCCCTCGCGCAGGTCCACATGGCCCGTGCGCACCTGGCCCTCGGAGCGTGGGACACCGCACTCACCCATGCCACGGCCGCCGTCGTGTTCGAGACGTCCACCCCGACGTTCGGCGTACGCGCCCAGCTGGAAGCACTCCACGCCGACCTCGGCGCCCACCTGCGGGTCCCGGCCGTCCGCGCCTACTTGGACCGGTTCGCCGACGAGGGGACGCCGGCTGCCGCTCCCTGA
- a CDS encoding dipeptide ABC transporter ATP-binding protein has protein sequence MTLATTETRPAESGTTPVLSVRDLRITFPSEAGPVQAVRGVGFDLLPGRTLGIVGESGSGKSATAMGILGLLPPSAELSGQVLLGGRDLIGLGDKELSRIRGNAIGMVFQDPLSALTPIFPVGRLLSDALRVHQDLGKRAAWEQAVELLDLVGIPDPRERARAFPHEFSGGMRQRVVIAMAIANKPSVLVADEPTTALDVTVQAQILDVLKLAQRETGAGLVLITHDLGVVAGHADEIAVMYAGRVVERAGARELFRRPTMPYTARLLAAVPTVDSGIHRPLVPIGGEPPSLVDLAPGCPFASRCAVAVDACRTGEPQLREVTGHGHVACVRAGEVADGSLDPADGAAALERPAAPGSAASAEVVLRVSDLVKTFPVTKGALLKRRVGTLRAVNRVGFELRAGETLGLVGESGSGKTTTLLEILRLKEPEGGRIEIAGTDIATARSAARVRELRRDVQIVMQDPTGALDPRLPVGDLLAEPLQAIGRDRESIRVRTAALLRLVGLDASIGDRFPAALSGGQRQRVAIARALATEPRLLVLDEPLSALDVSVQAGIINLLARLKRELGLAYLVVAHDLAVVRYVSDRIAVMYLGHIVETGDTETIFSDPKHPYTRALLSAIPVPDPERERTRERIVLAGEQPSAARLPAGCVFVDRCPLYRTAPPEVRERCRTERPEPTAAPGRPGHQYACHAA, from the coding sequence ATGACCCTCGCGACGACTGAGACCCGACCCGCGGAATCCGGCACCACACCCGTCCTCTCCGTGCGCGACCTGCGGATCACCTTCCCCTCCGAAGCGGGACCCGTACAGGCGGTACGCGGAGTCGGCTTCGACCTCCTGCCGGGCCGCACCCTCGGCATCGTCGGCGAGTCCGGTTCGGGGAAGTCGGCCACCGCCATGGGCATCCTGGGACTGCTGCCGCCCTCCGCCGAGCTGAGCGGCCAGGTGCTGCTGGGCGGACGCGACCTGATCGGCCTCGGCGACAAGGAGCTCTCGCGGATACGCGGGAACGCCATCGGCATGGTCTTCCAGGACCCGCTGTCCGCCCTCACCCCGATCTTCCCGGTGGGCAGACTCCTCTCCGACGCCCTGCGCGTCCACCAGGACCTCGGCAAGCGGGCTGCCTGGGAGCAGGCCGTCGAACTGCTCGACCTCGTCGGCATCCCCGATCCGCGCGAGCGGGCCCGGGCCTTCCCGCACGAGTTCTCCGGCGGTATGCGCCAGCGGGTCGTGATCGCCATGGCCATCGCCAACAAGCCGTCCGTGCTCGTCGCCGACGAGCCGACCACCGCCCTCGACGTGACCGTGCAGGCCCAGATCCTCGACGTCCTGAAGCTCGCGCAGCGCGAGACCGGGGCCGGACTCGTCCTGATCACCCACGACCTGGGGGTCGTCGCCGGACACGCCGACGAGATCGCGGTCATGTACGCGGGCCGCGTCGTGGAGCGGGCGGGCGCGCGGGAACTCTTCCGCCGCCCCACCATGCCGTACACCGCGCGGCTGCTGGCCGCCGTGCCGACCGTCGACAGCGGGATCCACCGGCCCCTCGTCCCCATCGGCGGGGAACCGCCCTCGCTGGTGGACCTGGCACCCGGCTGCCCCTTCGCGAGCCGCTGCGCCGTCGCCGTCGACGCGTGCCGCACCGGCGAGCCGCAGCTGCGCGAAGTCACCGGCCACGGCCACGTCGCCTGCGTGCGCGCCGGTGAGGTCGCCGACGGCTCGCTCGACCCCGCCGACGGCGCGGCGGCCCTGGAGCGGCCCGCCGCGCCGGGTTCCGCCGCGAGCGCGGAGGTCGTGCTCCGCGTGAGCGACCTCGTCAAGACCTTCCCGGTCACCAAGGGCGCCCTCCTCAAGCGCCGCGTCGGCACGCTGCGCGCCGTCAACCGGGTGGGGTTCGAGCTGCGCGCCGGCGAGACCCTGGGCCTGGTGGGGGAGTCGGGCAGCGGCAAGACCACGACCCTGCTGGAGATCCTGCGCCTCAAGGAACCCGAGGGCGGACGCATCGAGATCGCCGGTACCGACATCGCCACCGCCCGGTCCGCCGCGCGCGTACGGGAGTTGCGGCGGGACGTCCAGATCGTCATGCAGGACCCGACGGGCGCCCTGGACCCGCGGCTGCCCGTCGGCGACCTCCTCGCCGAGCCCCTCCAGGCGATCGGGCGCGACCGCGAGTCGATCCGCGTCCGCACCGCCGCACTGCTGCGCCTGGTGGGCCTGGACGCCTCCATCGGTGACCGCTTCCCGGCCGCGCTGTCGGGCGGGCAGCGCCAACGCGTCGCGATCGCCCGCGCGCTGGCGACCGAACCGAGACTGCTCGTCCTCGACGAGCCGCTCTCCGCGCTGGACGTGTCCGTGCAGGCGGGCATCATCAACCTGCTGGCACGGCTCAAGCGCGAACTGGGCCTGGCCTACCTCGTGGTGGCCCACGACCTGGCGGTCGTGCGGTACGTCTCCGACCGCATCGCGGTCATGTACCTGGGCCACATCGTCGAGACCGGGGACACCGAGACGATCTTCTCGGATCCCAAGCACCCCTATACGCGGGCGCTGCTCTCGGCGATCCCGGTGCCCGACCCGGAGCGCGAACGCACCCGTGAACGCATCGTCCTGGCGGGCGAGCAGCCGAGCGCCGCCCGGCTGCCGGCGGGCTGCGTCTTCGTCGACCGCTGCCCGCTGTACCGCACGGCTCCCCCGGAAGTACGGGAGCGCTGCCGCACGGAGCGCCCCGAGCCGACCGCCGCCCCCGGACGCCCCGGCCACCAGTACGCCTGTCACGCGGCCTGA
- a CDS encoding TetR family transcriptional regulator encodes MAWDTARTRQLLLDAAVEEFAEHGPEGARVARIATRSGVNKERIYQYFGSKEKLFVAVLESELEKVAAQVPLTVELAADLGDYAGRIHDYHRAHPHFVRLMAWEGLLCQDRVAAECERTDHYAEKIAAVAAAQRAGALTDAVGAGELVHAVITLTASWFTLPQLARMLLSPGTQGSPEDQREVLVTLVRRLTS; translated from the coding sequence ATGGCCTGGGACACAGCACGCACCCGACAGCTCCTGCTCGACGCGGCGGTGGAGGAGTTCGCCGAGCACGGCCCCGAGGGCGCCCGGGTGGCCCGGATCGCGACCCGCTCGGGCGTCAACAAGGAGCGGATCTACCAGTACTTCGGCAGCAAGGAGAAACTGTTCGTCGCGGTCCTGGAGTCCGAGCTGGAGAAGGTCGCCGCACAGGTGCCGCTCACCGTCGAACTCGCCGCGGACCTCGGCGACTACGCGGGCCGGATCCACGACTACCACCGCGCGCATCCGCACTTCGTCCGGTTGATGGCCTGGGAGGGCCTGCTCTGCCAGGACCGGGTGGCGGCCGAGTGCGAGCGCACCGACCACTACGCGGAGAAGATCGCCGCCGTCGCCGCCGCCCAGCGCGCCGGCGCGCTGACCGACGCGGTCGGCGCGGGCGAGCTCGTGCACGCGGTGATCACACTGACCGCGTCCTGGTTCACCCTGCCCCAGCTCGCGCGCATGCTGCTGTCCCCCGGCACCCAGGGCAGCCCCGAGGACCAGCGCGAGGTGCTGGTCACCCTGGTCCGGCGACTGACCTCCTGA
- a CDS encoding ABC transporter permease — protein sequence MVRHLTRKAAGWLLMIVVATNATYFLASWFLDPRSNFKELRPVRSEEQIDRALAPYNLDPSVPLVHRWWDWFTGVFLHFDWGKSPTGVSVNGEIGYRSLISAELVVMATVLSVVLGVALGVYTAARQYGWADRITQAVSIAVFNVPTSVAALAVVFVAIWLNQHAGLHFLYVAGENSPNVQGLFPTIGDRLLHLILPTLTLTLMGYVGYHLTQRSLLLDTINADFVRTARATGLTRAQAVRRHALRAALIPTAASVAFSIPSIFTGAIITETIFGWNGMGRYFIQTISKNDVHGTVATAAFAAALTAIGAILADIATVFLDPRVRVS from the coding sequence GTGGTGCGCCATCTGACGCGCAAGGCGGCGGGCTGGCTCCTGATGATCGTGGTCGCGACCAACGCCACGTACTTCCTGGCCAGTTGGTTCCTCGACCCGCGGTCGAACTTCAAGGAGCTGCGGCCCGTGCGCAGCGAGGAGCAGATCGACCGGGCCCTCGCCCCGTACAACCTGGACCCGAGCGTGCCGCTCGTGCACCGGTGGTGGGACTGGTTCACCGGGGTGTTCCTCCACTTCGACTGGGGGAAGTCGCCCACCGGTGTGTCCGTGAACGGGGAGATCGGCTACCGGTCCCTGATCAGCGCGGAGCTGGTCGTCATGGCCACGGTGCTGTCCGTCGTGCTCGGCGTCGCGCTCGGGGTGTACACCGCGGCACGGCAGTACGGCTGGGCCGACCGCATCACCCAGGCGGTGTCCATCGCGGTGTTCAACGTACCGACGTCGGTCGCCGCGCTCGCCGTGGTCTTCGTCGCCATCTGGCTCAACCAGCACGCCGGGCTGCACTTCCTCTACGTCGCCGGTGAGAACTCACCGAACGTCCAGGGGCTGTTCCCCACGATCGGCGACCGGTTGCTGCACCTGATCCTGCCGACCCTGACGCTGACGCTGATGGGGTACGTCGGCTACCACCTGACACAGCGTTCGCTGCTGCTCGACACCATCAACGCCGACTTCGTGCGCACCGCCAGGGCCACCGGACTCACCCGTGCGCAGGCCGTCCGCAGACACGCGCTCCGGGCCGCCCTGATCCCGACCGCCGCGTCGGTGGCGTTCAGCATCCCGTCCATCTTCACCGGAGCCATCATCACCGAGACGATCTTCGGCTGGAACGGCATGGGCCGCTACTTCATCCAGACCATCAGCAAGAACGACGTCCACGGCACGGTCGCCACCGCCGCCTTCGCCGCGGCCCTGACCGCCATCGGCGCGATCCTCGCGGACATCGCCACGGTCTTCCTCGACCCGAGGGTGCGGGTGAGCTGA
- a CDS encoding ABC transporter permease has protein sequence MTTDVMSEATAADRAPGGPLRAPREGRSLGRGRLYLRRFLRNRLAVAGVLIFVLLVLFSAFGDLFTSYTYSDADFAALTQPPSAAHWFGTNQGGNDIYAATVHGLQRSLVIAVSVSVLTVVVAALIGSSAAYFGGRVEKATLAAIHFLLIVPSFLILALVSHRLAGDWRVLIVVLTVFGWMSTARVIWSVSTSLRERDYVKAAEFMGVRPLRIILRHIIPNLGSLLIVNLTLGVVSTVLSETALSFLGFGVQTPDVSLGTVLADGAGTVTSAPWLFAFPAGLVVLLTVSMTFVGDGLRDALDPTSVTGAAGGRR, from the coding sequence GTGACGACAGACGTGATGAGCGAGGCGACCGCGGCCGACCGGGCCCCCGGCGGACCGCTCCGCGCACCCCGCGAGGGGCGATCGCTCGGCCGCGGGCGGCTCTACCTGCGGCGCTTCCTGCGCAACCGGCTCGCCGTGGCCGGTGTGCTGATCTTCGTGCTGCTGGTGCTGTTCAGCGCCTTCGGCGACCTGTTCACCTCGTACACCTACTCCGACGCCGACTTCGCCGCGCTCACCCAGCCGCCGAGCGCCGCCCACTGGTTCGGCACCAACCAGGGCGGCAACGACATCTACGCCGCCACCGTGCACGGGCTCCAGCGTTCGCTGGTGATCGCCGTGAGCGTGTCCGTGCTGACGGTCGTCGTCGCCGCGCTCATCGGCTCCAGCGCCGCCTACTTCGGCGGCCGGGTGGAGAAGGCGACGCTCGCCGCCATCCACTTCCTCCTGATCGTCCCCTCGTTCCTCATCCTCGCCCTCGTCTCCCACCGCCTGGCGGGCGACTGGCGCGTCCTCATCGTCGTCCTGACGGTGTTCGGCTGGATGTCCACGGCCCGGGTGATCTGGTCGGTGTCGACGTCCCTGCGCGAACGGGACTACGTGAAGGCTGCCGAGTTCATGGGAGTGCGCCCGCTGCGCATCATCCTGCGCCACATCATCCCCAACCTCGGCTCGCTGCTGATCGTCAACCTGACCCTCGGAGTGGTGTCGACCGTGCTCAGTGAAACCGCCCTGTCGTTCCTCGGGTTCGGCGTCCAGACCCCGGACGTCTCCCTCGGCACGGTCCTCGCGGACGGCGCGGGCACGGTCACCAGCGCCCCCTGGCTCTTCGCCTTCCCGGCGGGCCTGGTCGTGCTGCTCACCGTGTCGATGACCTTCGTCGGCGACGGACTGCGCGACGCCCTCGACCCCACGTCCGTGACCGGTGCGGCGGGAGGCCGACGATGA